A segment of the Salvelinus sp. IW2-2015 linkage group LG23, ASM291031v2, whole genome shotgun sequence genome:
GCATTGTGGGTTGAATGCAGTAACAGACTAAAacaataaaagtcccatgatggtagtgactgcccatcaGTTTACCAAATGTAATTTGTGTATATTACATGTTTGATATTTCATTTGGTGAGCTGCTGCCATTTTAGTTATTGAAGGGCATACTTTTgactgaataccaactatcaggTAGAGCTCCTGTATCCCTCTTGAATGTctgtagcaggtgtaaaagagaAACAGAACGCGTATGCGGAtaatggtcattgtagttaattacgtTTTCTGCataaaactacaactccctaaaTCGCTATTTGggtttgatctgatttatctcgaTAGAGAAACTGCGCACTGTGCGCACAGGAAGAACGAAATTGAATTCAAATTGAACCGATGTAGGTCAGTTATTCgtttaattgctcagcactacaaACCAGTGCGGCTCCTGAACACTTCATTGGGTACAAACTACACATCGCCTTTGTTTCATCAGATTGTTTGGAGTCCACGCGAACCTTTCACATCCAGGGCTAGCGGAATTCCACAATAAGAGATGTAGAGACACAGTACACTCCTAGTTAATTTGTGGTCTGGACAAACTAGGCAAAGGTAATCGCCATGGCATGTCCTTTGAGAACTACGGTTTGTATATTGGTTAGCCAAGTTCCCCCAACAGTGTAGTGGCTATTGTTAGCATGCTCAACCCTGTCGCAAACACTTAAGGTTAGCTCTCTAAATCAAACATTGATTTTACTCACTTGTCTAGCCTTCGAATGCATACAAAACGTGACAAGATGTATCAAAAGAATATTTATTGCAACCTAAGAATTTTTAGCGCGaaaaaacagcacattttcaACAAAGGAAAATAGGAATGGAAATTTAACAATTTTCAGAATGTGTGGGTGGCCCTTAAAAGGGCCTTTTGGTTGAATAGTTCGGTGGAGGTTTATTTAAATCGCCAACTAATATTCTTGGGACTGTGAGGAAGCCTTCTTTCCCGCCTTCCCGCTTGGTGCAGCGGCCGCCCCTGTCTTCTTTGGTAGCAAAACAGCCTGGATGTTGGGCAACACACCTCCCTGGGCGATGGTTACACCGCCGAGTAGTTTGTTCAACTCCTCGTCGTTACGAACGGCCAGCTGCAGATGGCGGGGGATGATACGGGACTTCTTGTTGTCCCGAGCGGCATTGCCAGCCAACTCCAGGATCTCAGCCGTCAGGTACTCGAGGACAGCAGCCATGTACACAGGAGCACCAGCACCTACTCTATGAGCGTAGTTGCCCTTCCTCAGCAGACGGTGGACACGACCTACGGGAAACTGAAGACCAGCGCGGGAGCTGCGGGACTTTGCCTTAGCGCGGGCCTTTCCTCCGGTTTTGCCTCGTCCAGACATGATGCAGATTCTCAAYACTCAAGTATAGCAGAGAAACAAATAGATTGTGGTTCAAGGAAATAATGAATGCGAAAGGAACTACTGCGGAATATAAACACTACAATTTAATCCCGCCTTCAA
Coding sequences within it:
- the h2ax gene encoding histone H2AX, producing MSGRGKTGGKARAKAKSRSSRAGLQFPVGRVHRLLRKGNYAHRVGAGAPVYMAAVLEYLTAEILELAGNAARDNKKSRIIPRHLQLAVRNDEELNKLLGGVTIAQGGVLPNIQAVLLPKKTGAAAAPSGKAGKKASSQSQEY